The following DNA comes from Hordeum vulgare subsp. vulgare chromosome 3H, MorexV3_pseudomolecules_assembly, whole genome shotgun sequence.
CCTCTTCCCGTCGCCCCTGGCTGCTGCCAGATAGCGCAACGGAAGGCAGGCGTCCATGGCCGCCGTGGCAGGCCCCACCGTCCTCCGGCTCCGCCCCAGGGCCGCCTCCCTGTCCGCGCCGGCCGTCTCCGCCTCTCCTCGCTGCCGCCTCAGCTCCGTAGCCTACTCCTATCCCAAGGCAATCCCCTCCTCCTCGTGCTCAAACGCCTAGACCATTTTCCTCTGCTTGTTTGACCTCCTCTTTCGTGTATGTTTGCTTTGTTAGCGATTAGGTACGGTTTAAGACTTCTGATTAGTTGCTGGTGGAAGTCCCCCGTATGCATAATTTTAAATGGAAGATTTTAGTCCCTCTGTAAAAGGGGTGCGATGTCAACGTGCCAATGAGTTTCAGTCAATTTTTTCGTAGACTTTTTACTGAAATATCACTTCAATTTGTTTAGAATGGGCACAGTTACATACTTACATGTATTTACTCTATGCTCCATATCCTTCTGCGACTCTGGAGGCTATGAACATGAAAATTGCAGTGAATTGTTTGGTTTAGCAGTACTAGCGTAATGACACGGGCCACGGGGTTATCTCTCAGCTTGCAGGATCATTTGCAGTTCAAAGGGTAAAGGGAAGTAGGATGCAGTACGTGGACACTCTTAAAGGTATTTTTTTCCCTTGGTCCATCTACTTTCTGAAAAGCTCTTTATTGAATACACATAGCCCTTTACGCTGATTTTACCACATGTTAACAGAACAAGTTCTAAGGAACTCCAGCAACCATGATGGACATATTAAGCGAATTGTTTCCTGCACTGCTAGTGACAAACAGGAGCCCACTGCTTCACTTACCTCGGACACGCCGGTCTTAGAAGATACCAAGAGTAGCACTGCAGATTCCTCTGTATCTTTGTGCTCCTATTTCACTGAGAGGAGCGTTGGAAAACCGGGATTCATCTCATTTCATGGCGGCAGCTCTCAAACGATAAGTGTGGAGAGTGTGCCACATCCTGGCAAGGAAGCATCTAGATTAGTATGGTTTGTTGGTCCAACTATTCTTGTGGCATTCTTGGTTCTTCCATCGCTTTACCTGCGCAAAGTACTCTCAGCCGTGTTTGAGGATTCCCTGTTGACAGGTATGCTTTCTGTGATaattcagaaatttgttcttTTTATCCTTCGTTATGGTGTTTCAACAACTCCGACATTGTCTTTTATATTATTCCATTACCTCCCAGTCCTACCTTTTATTAGCTGAGGCCTGAGGGAAATCAGTTATGTTGTTTACCATTTAACGCTATCAGATATCTGTGCCTGTTAGTAGCATTTATTCCACTAAAAGACATGCAAGTAATTGGTGATTGAAAACACGTAATTCATTGCTTTACATCTGATCATCCCCCATACACACTGTAACAATTTCTTTCCCTTAAATGAACACTAATGCACATAATTCATCCTTGGAATATTTACACATCTACTCCAAAGACACTACCATTCCACATTGGGATGAAAACTAGCCATAGCTGCATTACTGATAGAGTTTTATTGTTTATGCAGATTTCCTTATACTCTTCTTCACTGAGGCTCTGTTTTACGGAGGAGTCGGGATTTTTGTCCTGTTGATTGATAAAGTCTGGAGACCTTTGCAGCAGGTAGCACCTAAGAGCTACATCTGGTCAAAAGCTAGATTTTTCCGAATTTCTTCAGTAACAACAATGGTTCTAAGCCTGATAATACCGCTTCTGACAATGGGCATGGTTTGGCCCTGGACTGGTCCGGCAGCTTCAGCTACTCTTGCACCTTATCTGGTAGGTCTTGTTGTACAATTCGCATTCGAGCAGTATGCACGGCTTCGGAAATCACCTTCTTGGCCAGTTATCCCTATTATATTTAAGGTAATGTGATTCTTAATTTGTCCTGGTATTATTTGGATCCTGAAGTTACCCTTTGGGTTATAATCAAGTGTGATTGGGTGGAAATGTTTATGCCATTGTTAATATGGTAGTCATTCACGGTGACCTgatattagagcatctccaacaggcgcgcttcgcgccgcgcccaaaaaatgCGTTTGCAGCGCGCGCTTCGGTTGGTTTAGCGcggggataggcgctggctccagcagccgcgctataatgcagcgcgcgcgcgccgctccagcagtgcccaaaaatgcagcgcgcgcagcacGCACAAACGACATATAcaccacatatacatttcaaaaaataggcgcaaaaacgatcaaacaaacaaaataaatcaacaataaatagtcttacaactcaaacaaatagtttatccttcggtacaacaaataatgcaataaacacaaccaatagttcatgaacaatacaatacaaatacaaatacaatacaatacaaataatgcaataaacacaaccaaatcatgctctttgtcgtccatgccatgcccaccactcttcaatcagatccttctgaagatcattgtgcgttgcgggacgccgaatggcatgataggaggcaacaaaacgggctaccctttcagccctccgtcgcactcgcacgggatgtcccaagagctcatactgtgagtaatctaaatcttggccacgctcattctcgatgatcatgttgtgcatgatcacacaagcgtgcatgatgtaccaaagcattttttgatcccaaaatctagccggtcctctaacaatagcaaattgggcttgcaaaatcccaaatgctctctccacatcttttctagctgccgcctgagcattgtggaaatcaagatttttcttaccttccggctttttcaacggcttcacgaaggtttgccactttggatagatgccatccgctagataatagccatagttgtacgtacagccatttgctacaaactgcaccggtggcaactcaccatctgcaatcttattcatcagtggtgaccggttgacaacattgatatcattcaaagatccaggcattccaaagaatgcatgccaaatccaagtctcctgatcggccaccgctccaaggattatagtggaaccctttttttggccgtggaattgcccatgccatgcctttggacaattcttccaactccaatgcatgcaatctattgagccaagcatgccaggaaagccgcgagccttgttcatcgccaatagccttgcgacgtcttcagcagtgggagatctcaaatactccttgccaaacacttgcacaattcccactgcaaagcgcttgacacacatgatggcttggctctcacccatagccaagtgatcatcaactagatcagccgggataccgtatgccaacatacgcaatgcggctgtcaccttcagaaaggtgctatgcccaagctctccggcggcattcctcctttgctggaaaaaccggtcatggctcgctagtttctctgcaatgcgcttgaacaagtctgtgctcatcctaaaccggcgacgaaaatacgactctgggtatgtgggattctccacgaaatagttcttcatcaatctgttatgggcatcaatcctatctctccaaattttctcccgacccataaccgaaccaccgtgcttcggttttttattgatatgcatagctatgatcattgtaagatcctcctcctcttccatatcaaattcttcttcggaagaattatacgacgaactcatctacaatgttcaGTACTAT
Coding sequences within:
- the LOC123444220 gene encoding uncharacterized protein LOC123444220 — translated: MAAVAGPTVLRLRPRAASLSAPAVSASPRCRLSSVAYSYPKLAGSFAVQRVKGSRMQYVDTLKEQVLRNSSNHDGHIKRIVSCTASDKQEPTASLTSDTPVLEDTKSSTADSSVSLCSYFTERSVGKPGFISFHGGSSQTISVESVPHPGKEASRLVWFVGPTILVAFLVLPSLYLRKVLSAVFEDSLLTDFLILFFTEALFYGGVGIFVLLIDKVWRPLQQVAPKSYIWSKARFFRISSVTTMVLSLIIPLLTMGMVWPWTGPAASATLAPYLVGLVVQFAFEQYARLRKSPSWPVIPIIFKVYRLHQLNRAAQLVTALTFSVRGTEATNQTLSIMNSLGALLTVLQILGVICVWSLSSFLMRFLPSSDIPDP